A single genomic interval of Arthrobacter globiformis harbors:
- a CDS encoding maleate cis-trans isomerase family protein, which yields MTLIPNPALAPATDPQGPQPWQDIGVVCPFDMALDHELWRWMPDGVNLVFTRTPYYDQPVGLDMAEEISDHGEIQDAVRSLVAIRPAVVTYACTSGSFVHGVEGARKLSAAMVQAGAPAAVTTSEGLLMALDALGVSRVAVATPYLAELTNRLASFLEQGGKSVVSHEGLGLDRDIWTVPYATTCELIRQADRPEAEAVFVSCTNLPTYDLIAHMERELGKPVITANQVTAWSGLRLMGREAVGPDQLLLQAGVK from the coding sequence ATGACACTTATACCTAACCCCGCTCTGGCACCCGCGACGGATCCGCAGGGTCCGCAACCCTGGCAGGATATCGGCGTCGTCTGCCCCTTCGATATGGCCCTTGACCACGAGTTGTGGCGCTGGATGCCCGACGGGGTGAACCTCGTTTTTACCCGGACTCCCTATTACGACCAGCCCGTAGGCCTGGACATGGCCGAGGAGATCAGCGACCACGGGGAAATCCAGGACGCCGTCCGCAGCCTCGTGGCCATCCGGCCGGCAGTGGTGACATATGCCTGCACGTCCGGCAGCTTCGTGCACGGCGTCGAGGGGGCCAGGAAACTTTCGGCGGCGATGGTCCAAGCGGGAGCGCCAGCAGCAGTGACCACCTCGGAGGGTCTGTTGATGGCTTTGGACGCCCTGGGTGTCAGCAGGGTTGCGGTCGCCACACCCTATCTCGCAGAGCTTACAAACAGGCTGGCGTCATTCTTGGAGCAGGGGGGGAAGTCGGTGGTCTCGCACGAGGGGCTAGGGCTGGACCGGGACATCTGGACGGTCCCGTACGCCACCACCTGCGAGCTGATCCGCCAGGCGGACCGCCCGGAGGCCGAGGCCGTCTTCGTAAGCTGCACCAATCTGCCCACCTATGACCTCATTGCCCACATGGAACGGGAATTGGGGAAGCCGGTGATCACGGCCAACCAGGTCACGGCATGGAGTGGGTTGCGGCTGATGGGCCGCGAGGCTGTAGGTCCAGACCAACTCTTGCTCCAGGCCGGGGTCAAGTAG
- a CDS encoding maleate cis-trans isomerase family protein gives MTTVGMLYPGHSAEDEYPYLESVLGDDIRLPVVHTSVGDPDEITTHEVEALLDLGKPERLLSGASEIAREHAADAVMWACTSGSFVFGWDGAHQQAREIQDAINVPTSSTSLAFAAALRHLGITKVSISATYPDDVSRHFVELLGHQGIEVLDMASHDIASGEDAGELDHDSVIELALSANAPEAEAVLIPDTALHTVRWINELESVLGKTVLTANQVTAWYGLQLAGRTVHSDQLGTLFRPLQKTAA, from the coding sequence ATGACAACTGTCGGAATGCTTTATCCCGGCCACAGCGCCGAGGACGAATACCCCTACCTCGAGTCAGTCCTGGGAGATGACATCCGTCTCCCGGTGGTGCATACCTCAGTCGGCGATCCTGATGAGATTACTACCCACGAGGTGGAGGCACTCCTGGATCTGGGCAAGCCCGAGCGGCTGCTCTCGGGCGCCAGCGAGATTGCCCGCGAGCATGCAGCGGACGCCGTCATGTGGGCGTGCACCTCAGGCAGCTTTGTATTCGGCTGGGACGGCGCACACCAGCAGGCGCGGGAGATCCAGGACGCAATCAACGTTCCTACGTCTTCCACCTCGCTGGCCTTCGCCGCAGCACTGCGCCACCTGGGCATCACAAAGGTTTCCATCTCCGCGACCTACCCCGACGATGTCTCCCGCCACTTTGTGGAACTGCTTGGCCACCAGGGCATCGAAGTCCTTGATATGGCTTCCCATGACATCGCCTCCGGAGAGGACGCCGGCGAACTTGACCACGACAGCGTGATTGAGCTGGCACTCAGCGCCAACGCTCCCGAGGCTGAGGCCGTCCTGATTCCGGACACCGCCCTGCACACGGTCCGCTGGATCAACGAACTGGAATCAGTACTCGGAAAGACAGTGCTCACTGCGAATCAGGTGACCGCCTGGTATGGACTGCAGCTCGCCGGCCGGACTGTGCACTCCGACCAGCTGGGCACGCTGTTCCGCCCTCTGCAGAAGACCGCCGCCTAA
- a CDS encoding GntR family transcriptional regulator → MKRGALDPVVQESTPAIIARKIRDAIARGDFAPGVQLGEAELAKELGVSRGPLREAMQRLTQEGLLVSYRNRGLFVVSMDQDDFRDIYLARSAVEVAAINRVAGTDPEGGAAKLMEAVRAMEAAAATPDGQAITEADMRFHALLVELAGSPRLKKMHDTLLTETQMCLNALKSTYDTADKRISEHKGIAEAISRGDSDLAEKLLAEHMDDALMRLIP, encoded by the coding sequence ATGAAAAGGGGAGCCTTAGACCCGGTTGTGCAGGAGTCCACTCCGGCCATCATCGCCAGGAAAATCCGCGATGCCATTGCCCGCGGTGACTTCGCCCCCGGCGTCCAGCTGGGTGAAGCGGAACTCGCAAAAGAGCTGGGCGTTAGCCGCGGGCCCCTGCGGGAAGCCATGCAGAGGCTCACGCAGGAGGGTTTGCTCGTGAGTTACCGGAACCGGGGCCTCTTTGTGGTGTCGATGGATCAGGACGACTTCCGTGACATCTACTTGGCCCGATCGGCGGTCGAGGTTGCAGCCATCAATCGGGTGGCCGGCACGGACCCGGAGGGCGGTGCCGCCAAGCTTATGGAGGCCGTCCGCGCGATGGAGGCTGCTGCCGCAACGCCAGACGGCCAGGCAATCACCGAGGCTGATATGCGTTTTCATGCACTCCTGGTTGAGCTGGCCGGCAGTCCGCGGCTTAAGAAGATGCATGACACGCTTCTGACGGAGACGCAGATGTGCCTTAATGCGCTCAAAAGCACCTACGACACGGCGGACAAGCGCATCTCCGAGCACAAGGGAATTGCAGAGGCGATCTCGCGGGGGGACTCAGATCTCGCGGAGAAGCTGCTGGCTGAACACATGGATGACGCGCTGATGCGGCTTATCCCGTAG
- a CDS encoding MFS transporter: MSETQPLGAGSGAGFVTPEENSPAGKKVLRRAIAASAMGNATEWFDYGVYAVAATYIAANFFPGQGAMGTVWTLATFALSFLVRPLGGLFWGPLGDRVGRKRVLALTIILMAASTFAIGLLPTQSVAGWIAPALLILLRMVQGFSTGGEYGGAATFMAEYAPDKRRGFCGSFLEFGTLGGFALGSLVVLLCSLLLGDGAMTEWGWRLPFLIAGPLGIVGMYLRNRLEDTPVFRELEASGELEPATSTALRDLLRHYWRPMLVVAGLVIPLNVVNYTLLSYMPTYLEGTVGMGANTVLTLMFVGQLVMMLMIPLAGARSDKLGRKPMWFISLIGLFVMAVPMYMVMANGFWFAMLGFAVLGLLYLPQLATISATFPAMFPTQVRFAGFAITYNVSTAIFGGTAPMMNELLVSSTGNVLMPAFYMMGACLVGLVAVWKMPETAGASLRNMKIPGIKKLPIPRGLER; encoded by the coding sequence ATGTCAGAAACACAACCGCTTGGAGCTGGCTCCGGCGCAGGGTTCGTGACTCCGGAGGAAAACTCACCAGCAGGCAAGAAGGTTCTGCGCCGCGCCATCGCTGCCTCAGCAATGGGCAACGCCACTGAGTGGTTCGATTACGGCGTTTACGCCGTGGCCGCCACCTACATCGCAGCGAACTTCTTCCCGGGCCAAGGAGCAATGGGAACCGTCTGGACGCTGGCCACTTTTGCGCTGTCCTTCCTCGTGCGACCTCTCGGCGGGCTGTTTTGGGGCCCTCTCGGTGACAGGGTTGGGCGCAAGAGGGTACTCGCGCTGACCATCATCCTGATGGCGGCCTCCACCTTCGCCATCGGCCTGCTGCCGACCCAGTCTGTGGCCGGCTGGATAGCCCCGGCCCTGCTGATCCTGCTGCGCATGGTCCAGGGGTTCTCAACTGGAGGCGAGTACGGCGGCGCAGCGACCTTCATGGCCGAATACGCGCCGGATAAGAGGCGCGGCTTCTGTGGAAGTTTCCTGGAGTTCGGTACCCTGGGCGGGTTTGCGCTCGGTTCGCTCGTCGTTCTGCTCTGCAGCCTGCTGCTCGGCGACGGGGCCATGACCGAGTGGGGCTGGCGGTTGCCGTTCCTTATCGCCGGGCCTCTCGGTATCGTCGGCATGTACCTGCGTAACCGGCTGGAAGACACTCCGGTCTTTCGTGAGCTTGAGGCCAGCGGAGAGCTGGAACCGGCCACCAGCACTGCCCTCCGCGACCTTCTCCGCCATTACTGGCGGCCCATGTTGGTGGTGGCCGGCCTGGTCATTCCGCTTAACGTCGTCAATTACACGCTGCTCAGTTACATGCCCACCTACTTGGAAGGGACCGTGGGCATGGGCGCCAACACGGTGCTGACGCTGATGTTTGTGGGCCAGCTTGTCATGATGCTGATGATTCCGTTGGCCGGGGCCCGCTCGGACAAGCTTGGACGAAAGCCGATGTGGTTCATCTCGCTTATTGGCCTTTTTGTCATGGCCGTCCCCATGTATATGGTCATGGCCAATGGCTTCTGGTTCGCGATGCTCGGATTCGCTGTCCTGGGCCTGCTGTACCTCCCGCAGCTGGCCACAATCTCCGCTACTTTCCCGGCCATGTTTCCCACGCAGGTGCGGTTCGCCGGCTTCGCAATCACCTACAACGTGAGCACCGCAATCTTCGGCGGGACCGCTCCCATGATGAACGAGCTTCTCGTCAGTTCCACGGGTAACGTTCTGATGCCGGCTTTCTACATGATGGGCGCCTGCCTCGTGGGTCTGGTCGCCGTGTGGAAAATGCCGGAGACCGCCGGAGCCTCACTGCGGAACATGAAGATTCCGGGCATCAAGAAGCTCCCCATCCCGCGCGGGTTGGAACGATAA